Part of the Cryptococcus neoformans var. neoformans JEC21 chromosome 11 sequence genome, CTGATTCGGACAGGCATTGCAGGCAATTTGTATGGGGGTGTGGGGGGTTATAGGAAGGGATATGGATTTGGTTGCAATTTTTGATGTTTTTAACCAACTTTTCCAGTCGAAATGCTGgtcgaaagaggaaagggtgAAAGCGGCAGGGAATTTTAGCCGGAAAACTGAGTGGCCCAATCCCAATAAAACTTGAGGAAATTCATCTCTCGGTTTCCTTTTAATGGTTTTTAATGGCTTAATAACTGCTGGATGTCTGAGATGCCTGGGGGAGTTCTTCTGTCTCTTTGTGTTCAGCATCTTAGACAAATTTGCTCTGCTTGTTAAGCATACATGCTGCTATGCAGTGGGAAAGTTTATTGTGACTGGCTTTTTCTTTCACTTGACCATCTCAATACCCAATTTTGTGAATTTGGGTAGCTAAGAGTGATGACGTCTACAGTTTTCGCCCCTCTTATCTCTGTTGCCTTATTACTCGTTCGTCTTCGGAGACCATCTTCTTATACACGCGGATGTCTAATCACCGTAGACTTCCCGCtatccccttcttttccaaacCTCCGGACTCCCTCAGTAACCATGCCGCTGACCACAATCACCTATACCCTCCATCCTACCCCTTCTCCCGCctcatcaagctcatcagTCCTCCACAATGCCGTGGCGGGCATAAAGGCTCATCTGCCTCTCCGTAATCTTCATTGGAAATCATCTTCTCGAACATCCCTGAGGACGATACAAGAGGTAGACATAGACCTTGTGGACTTGGGGGAAGTTACCAGTCTAAGAGATAAAAATGTCAGCGTTTTGGACTCGCCCCTGGTCAACATGTGTCTTGTCGTCTGCGAAGTGCGTCATCATGTTCAAGAAGCAATGACAATTGAGCCAGCTGACGCTAAACTGGCTCTCAGGACGGGGAGGTTTATAAATCACAAACGCGGAACTTCATCAGAGACTGgctctctctccttgcaGCTCGCAGAACTCCGCACGCGCCACTGATTGTGCTTGTCAACCCACCAAATAGTGCTGCAGACAAGTCAGGCAAGACGGTTTGGGGAAAGGATAAAGGCGTACTGGGAAAGCTCAAAGCGGATTTCAATGTCGGAAAGCGCGATAGGTTTGTTTgtatccttcttttttgtttgaAATACTGACCCGTTATGCGACAGATGCGTTCAGTTGAACTTACCGCCGCCAGGGGTGAATGATCCAGCTGCGTGGCCCGAGCTTATCAACAAACTGAAAGAGTGTTTTGTCATTGCATTTGATTCTGCAATCCTGGAAcgagaggatgaggtgaaGCGGGGAGAAGCGCAAAGGGTGATGGTGGGGTGGAATTTCTGCACATGGTTTTTGCTCAAGGTGCGCCCTCCTCACTCTGCGTTTTGAGGCAAAAACTCAGTGGAAATCAGGAATCTCTGGCACAATCATTTGAAGGGGTCAATCTGCCGGAGGACTCACTCATCATCTACGAAGAATTAGAGGCAGCTTTCATCCAGGTGTTGAAGGAGCAAAACCTTTCGTGGTTTGGTAAACTTGGTGCTACGGGATCTCGTGACGATTCATTGCCTGTACTGAACACAACCATGAAGCCCTATCGGGAAATGCTGAGGTCTAGCTCCATCAGTGTCTTTGATTTTAGGATATATCTGTTTGCCAGGCAAGGTATCTTGCTAGGGAAACTGGGAAGAATAACAGAGGTCGCCAAGAGGGGTCAATGGTTTGTTGCCAGCCTTGCAAATCGCTTGAGGGAGAACGAGGTTTGTTTGCACTCCTCATGTCTTCACTGTGGATATTTACATTGTTACAGGCCGATCTTGCGGAACATTTTATCGAATCATGGACTTATACCGCCTGCATGGACATTGTCTCCAAATGTGATCAGTGGGCGCGACTTGAACGTCCAAACAATGATTACTCTGGCCTGACGGCATACGAATCCGTCAGATCTGAATTATTAGATATTGCGCGTATACAAGTaaatctcgtcttcattCTGCTAGCGAGCATGAGAGCTGACACGGGACAAAGGTAGAACACTTGGGTGTCTCGTCAGGACATTTACCTTCCACATATCCGTTCCAATCCTTCCAATCTGCCTCTGTCCCCCAATCCTCCACGTCAGACGTCCTCTTCGACGAGTCAACCCTTGCCTCCTCTGTGCCTTCATCGCCAGTTGTCCCAATAgactcctcctccacatctCGTCCGCAAATGTCCAATTCTATTCTCCTGGCGGCCATAGCCGATCGTTCCAATTTCTTCGCATTGTATCGCGATCTTACTCTCAAAGTCATTGCTGCATATCGCAAATGCGCCAAAAACCTTTCTTGCATCCGCCCCTTGACAAACTTGCTAGGTCTCGCTGTTATTCTAGATCAATGGGATGAAGCTTACACTCAAGCCCAAGAATTGGCGAAGGAATGTCAGGAATTGGGAGTATGGGATAGAGTGGTAAAATATGCTTTGGGAGTAGCGTTGAAGGCGTCCAAAAAGCTAGATAAAGATGGAATGGAGTGGGGAGAGTTGGCAATTGGGTATTTAGAAGTTTCTGTCAGAGAAACAGGGAAAAcaggagatggagacgaggatgagttATTGAAAGAAGTGATTGaggggttgaagaaggtgaatgAGGTATGGAACGGTGAGTGTTATGTAATTCGCAAGTAGAAAAGATCCTAATACCTCATCACAGTCGAGGGCCACCGGTCGTTCTCGATTAGGCtgttggggaaggagacaAAGATTGATCGCAATGAGATAACTGTCGATGTTGAGATAACGAATGAATTGGATATTGTAAGTATCGAATCATATCTGCTATACCGACCAGAAAGATCAGACGAACGTCTAACCAATGATAGGATGTTGAAGCGGATGGTGTGGAAGTCAGACTAAGCCATCCTCATTCTGGCGGCGTGGTTCATTTTTCAGCGAAAGAAACTAGTCTTCATCCGGGCGTCAACCTTATTCGACTTTCAAGTTCGGTATGCTGCGCTACCTCTAATTCCGTACCGCTGAATAATCAACTGATCAGAAGCTTCTAGACGTCTACTCATGGGATATATAACCTTCAATCAgcctctctctttcttggTCAACTCAACTTTAATTATGATCTGAAAGATTCAGGAAGGTCGGTAATCatcagaagagatgaaggtaCGTTAAGGATGCCTTATAATAGTGGGCTATCACATGACATCGCGTTACCTGCAATGTGCGGCTAATTGCTTTACAGTCAAGTTGACGGATGATACTCTCGTGATCCTTGATATCAAGAACGGCCAGGTCGACTTGCAAGAAGTAAGGGTGAATCTGACATCTCTGACCAGAGGGGTTGGGTTCATCCTTGAAGACGCCAAATGGGACGAGACTAGTGGGTCCATTTGCGAAATGCGAGATGCGAGATGCGTCAGAAGGTAGCTGATAATGATTGTATAAGATCTTACGTTAAACGATGAAGGCTTAATTACAATCGGCGATATCAGAGCTGAAGAAACAGTGAGAATAAGCATACCCTACACGGGTCTTCCGCCTACGGACTACATGCGAGTAAGTggacaacagcaacaagtTTTATCACCATTCAGAAACTAACAAGACGTGGAAGGCCCACATCATGCTGCTACACAATACGGACAAAGGTGTTCGACAATGGGTGGATGTACAAACAATCGACACGGGTCTTCCCCTGACTATTAACGTTCAAGACTTTTTCCGACCCGACTGGTGAGTCAAGAGGAATTCCTTCTGTTTATGACAGATCCACTAATCGCTGTGATAGTTTGCTATCCCATTTCACTGTCTCGCCTGATGATAAGGAGATCCTGAGGATCGCTTCTGCCGCGCTGATTGCCCCCGATGGGAGTGGATATGAAGTGGAGAGTTGTAGAAAGCAGGGAGGGGGTCCCATAGTATGCGGATCACTTTCTGTGTGGAATGATCGATTGCTGATTGAAGTTACTTCGTAGGTATCTGTGGCTAGTCAGCCATTGTCTTTCCTGTTCAAGataagaagaaagaaggatggtggtAAGTCCACACATTGATATAATGCAAGGAGATATAACTGACGGCGACAATAGATCCTGTATCGTCTTTAAATTTGAGAATCAAATACCGCCAAATAGACGAAGGTTGGTTTAAATGTGCCTTACAGCTAGTGGCTAGAAGAATATACACTAATAGGTACTATTTTGCAGAAATACGTTCTAGCGTTACCGACGCCTTAcgttctctttcccctaCTTCACGCTCATCTATCGAACGCGCGGTCCGCGAGATCCTTGCCGATCGCTCAAAGTGGAGAAGCTATCTTATCGGGGAATCCCTTGAAGAGATTTTCCGTTATGAACTAAAGGATATGGGCGATAGTGGCTTGGCCTTTTGCGAAGTAAGCGTGATGCAAAATCCCAAAAAAGCGAGGCTAACATGGCTCGAAAGTCTATCAAATCGGCGACCTTGCCAGAATGGAGAAGCCTTGAGATCCCGGTTGATGTTCCTCAACGTCGCGTATGTCAATCCAGTCTGAGAAAAAGCACACACCCAAAACTGACGATATGCACGCAGCTACTCACAGCGATCTCCTTGACTCCAACCTTATCACCAAGCACATCCATTTACCAAGGTCGACCGCTGGCCTTtttgctcaagctctcaacATCTTCGCAATGGATGGGTTTACCATCTGAACTcacgaaagaagagaaaaccCAGCGATTGGTGTACGACGTTCAAGTCAATCCTGAGGATTGGATAGTGTtagggaagaagaaggcttaTTTCGTCCCGGATGTAAGCCTCAAAACTTGCTATGCAAAAACGAGACTGATCATTTCTCTCTGTAGCCCGAAAAGGATGTTTCAGTCGAGATTGTACTCCTTCCCACTCGAGCTGGTActatcttccttcccaacGTCGCCATCTATCCCTTGGATTCTCCAGGAGGGTCCTCGGAAGGGCAAGCTAAGATACAAGGAGTCTTATGTGAATCATACATGAAGAATGCGGCACAGACCGTGAGAGTATTGCCtgcaaagaaggaggttACGGTTTTGGTGCCGGTACCGTTGCCTGGGGCCGTGCCGATAGGTGAACAGTGGGAGGGAGTCAGAGCATAGAAAGAGTTATAGTGTGTCATCTTCGGGACAATTTTCTACATACCCTGCATCGTGTGACAATTGTTTGTATCTTACATGGCCTGTCAATCACCGGATCCGGCTACCTCTTTGTCTACTACTGCTCATCTCGCAGCCTGGTATTTCTAAACCGCCTCCCCGCTTCCGACCAATCCCTAAGCTTGAACACATACCCCGTCTTGTACGAGTAGTCGTCGGGATACCCTGGACGTCGAACCGAACCTCCTTCTGGTTTATCGATGACAGACTTGATGATCCGACTCTGCCACCCATTCTGCAAAAGCGCTATTGACTCCCAGAAATTGGATGTGCTTCCCTTTTGTCCCCTCACGAAAGTATCTTCATTCATTGCCTCCAAGGCGGAGACACCTAGATCATCAAGGTCGAGTCTCGAGGCAAGGACTAGAAGATCCCAAGGTCTTCGTCGGCCGAGGTCCATAGCCCGATCCTTGAGTTTCTTAAGCACGAATTCTCTCAAGTCATagagatgggaaaaggagagtAAATCTCCCGCTTCTTCCATAGTGATGGCTAACATGACATCGTCTGATACTCGACTAAGGTcgaggaagagctgaaGGGTGCGAGAGGGGAAAGGAATATCGATAGGTTCGGATGGGTGAGGCGGTTTGGCAGGGACAGAGATGGATTCGGGGGTGGAAGTATCTGCTACGGAGGGATTGGACATTTCTAGCATGTCGTGGAAGACGGCACTAGACATTTCTAGTTAGTGTATGGAAATCTTCGTCTAGGAAGCAACCTGCTACACTCAACTCACCTGGCATGAGCGAGACACCAGACATCGGCTTTGAAAAGGACACCGTCAGAAGAGACGAGGGTGATATCACCTTTTGTATGAAAAGGATGAGTCTTGTACTGAGTGGCCTGGGACTGGCCATAAGGGGTTACTTGGCTCTTGTCGCTGGACATGATGTTTGCTTAGGTGACTTGGGGATGTCAATCTGTATACCCGAGCTTTTATACGGTTGCTCTTCAAATCGTCACGAGATTAGATCGTCCACGCCTGACCGACGGGAGAGACAGCCGGCACGTCCCGAGCTTCCGGCGGAAGACGCCTTATCAAGGGCGGAGTTATATGCGTGGCGGGTGTGTGAGCGGCGGAGTTGTGGGTGATCTCCGCGTTGCTGTTGCCATTCCGCACCCTCCCATAATAATCTGCTCGGCATATCCTATATCCTCCCCTATTCCCCTATATTCCATACAGTCTCCATATAATTCGCCCTACACGCACCCGTACCCGTATAGAACCACACTACAATGCCACCCAAGCTCACAGCTCTGCAACCTCCATCCCCctcacctccaccccccACAAACGACGCTCAGGACCTCCTCGTCATACAGGATATCATGGATACTCTCGACCAGATCCCACCAGAGCTCACAAGAGTTCACAGCGACCTAAATGAGCTTGGTGCTGTACTATACTGTAAGCGGATATCCTTTACGACCTTTTCGCTGGGCGCAAAAGCTGATTTAGCCGGATGTAGCTACTCTTGTCAGCCtagagaagaagctctACACGCTAATTGACTGGATCCAAGATCCCAATGTCACACCAGAAAAACGGTTTGAGCTCCTGCAGGAGATTGCAGAGGAGGCCGCAAGGTACAAGCTCGGCGGTGATGATAAGATTCGAGTAGCTGCCGGTGCTTGTGATGGCGTAAGTGTTTGTTCTCCCTTGGGTCGCGCAACATTTTTGCTCATCCCCCGGATCCAGATTTTGAACCACCAGAAACATATCTCCAATCTCCTTGCATCTTCCACCTTGCTCGTTCCATCCCCACCTTCTCCCTACTCTCAATCCCTcactcttcccttccctcaaCCGGTTACTAATTCTCGCCGCGTTGCCCGGGCTGCCAATTCGCCGTTCGGCAGTCGGGGCTATACCGCAAACGGGGGACCGTCCGAGACCAAGGTGGGTGATACGCCtagcaaaaagaagaggagtcGAGTGCAACAGTTGGGGGCaagggatgatgatgagtcGTCGAGTGCGGgcggggagaagaagaagcctgTTAAGCGAAGAAAGCAGTACGTCTATCTTGTATGGTCCCCACACGCCAACTGGTCTGATGGGCAAGCAGAAACAGAGCGACTTCACCTACCGACTCTGTCGTCTCTAACTCTGGTTTTGGCGGGAAACCCATCGAACCCCGTACTGCGCGTCAACTcgccgctgctgccaaCAGGGCCCGCCGTGAAGCCGATGACGGAGGCTCCGACACTGAATCACGAACAGGCAACGACGAAAAGCGCAGCAACGTACCCATGCAACCCTCTTTTTCAATCGACTCAAAGCGCACCGATGGTTTGGGCTTGGATACAGGCAGCAGAGAAGGCAGCGGTGTGAGAAGTGCAAACGTAACGCCTACTCTTGGCTACGCCGCGGTCATGCCCCCTACGGCTGAACTCAAGCGTCCATCAAGGCGAGGCGGTAAGCGTTCAAGCACAAATATTCCTGCTGCCGAAGAAttcgaggaggaagagtccGAGGGATACGGTGACGACGATAGGTcgaagagaggagagaggtatgccgagatggagatgggtgAGGAGACTGGAGGTGCTGGGGATGATCTAGATTCAAAGGTGTACTGCACTTGTAGGCAGGTCAGTTATGGCGAGATGATTGGATGTGACGATGACGATTGTGAGATTGAATGGGTGAGTCCATGTCTTTTATAGTTGGCTGTGGCGTTGCTGACAGCTCTGGGCGATTTAGTATCACATTGGGTGTCTCGGTCTGGATAAAACTCCTGCAGGGAACTGGATCTGTCCCAGGTGTATTGAGAGGCGAAAGAAACAGCCACGGGGCAAGAAGGGGACTCGAGGCAAGGCCCGAAAGTAAAAGCTACTATCGTTACTGGCACATACACTCTTATTCCTTAAAGCAGGTTGTGATATTTTTGTAGACTAGCTAccattctttcttcctcctttttctaGATGTTGGGATACCCATGGTGTATGTATAATTTCCATAATCGAACGTACCTTGAATTTAATAGCTTGGTCGGCAATTCGCGATCCGAGATTTTGTTGACTTTGCGAGTCGATCTCGGCAAAAAACGAATGGCTCGATCATCATAGCTGGAATCGATCTCTCTTATTTTTTTTGCATCTATTCTTCTGCCTCAATATTTTAACTTACACATTGGGAGAACCTTGTCAGCAAAGTAGAAATGACAATCCAGCCTGAACAAGTACCAGAGAAAGTCGTCATCGGCGTACTCGGTAGGTTCATCGTGGTGGTTTGGCGAGCCATAGTCCATACTATTTACTCATACCTCATTGAAGCTCTTCAAGGCGCTTTCATTGAGCACATACACTATCTCCAAAGGTCAATAACCCATACTTGCTAGTAATGAAAGAAACAGTACTGAACGGTTTATCCACAATACAACAGACTACGTCCCCATGGCCACACGATCGAAGCTATTCCGGTGCGCAACGCCGATGAACTATCTGTACGTCTATTTTCCATGACACTTATACCCGAAATTTATTATCACGCTCCTAATACTTGAGGCAGCGATGCCATGCCCTCATCCTTCCCGGGGGTGAATCCACCGTCATATCCCATCTCGCCTCACTTACTCCTTGCCTCCTGCctgctctcctctctttcgcGCAAGACCCTTCAAAAGCGATGTGGGGAACGTGTGCGGGTATGATTCTCATggctgaagaggatgggattggaggaggtaagaagaagggtgtgaAAGGCTGGGGCGGTGTAAAAGGTTTAAAGGTCTGGAGAAACCTCTACGGCAGTGagtt contains:
- a CDS encoding ER to Golgi transport-related protein, putative, translating into MPLTTITYTLHPTPSPASSSSSVLHNAVAGIKAHLPLRNLHWKSSSRTSLRTIQEVDIDLVDLGEVTSLRDKNVSVLDSPLVNMCLVVCEDGEVYKSQTRNFIRDWLSLLAARRTPHAPLIVLVNPPNSAADKSGKTVWGKDKGVLGKLKADFNVGKRDRCVQLNLPPPGVNDPAAWPELINKLKECFVIAFDSAILEREDEVKRGEAQRVMVGWNFCTWFLLKESLAQSFEGVNLPEDSLIIYEELEAAFIQVLKEQNLSWFGKLGATGSRDDSLPVLNTTMKPYREMLRSSSISVFDFRIYLFARQGILLGKLGRITEVAKRGQWFVASLANRLRENEADLAEHFIESWTYTACMDIVSKCDQWARLERPNNDYSGLTAYESVRSELLDIARIQVEHLGVSSGHLPSTYPFQSFQSASVPQSSTSDVLFDESTLASSVPSSPVVPIDSSSTSRPQMSNSILLAAIADRSNFFALYRDLTLKVIAAYRKCAKNLSCIRPLTNLLGLAVILDQWDEAYTQAQELAKECQELGVWDRVVKYALGVALKASKKLDKDGMEWGELAIGYLEVSVRETGKTGDGDEDELLKEVIEGLKKVNEVWNVEGHRSFSIRLLGKETKIDRNEITVDVEITNELDIDVEADGVEVRLSHPHSGGVVHFSAKETSLHPGVNLIRLSSSTSTHGIYNLQSASLFLGQLNFNYDLKDSGRSVIIRRDEVKLTDDTLVILDIKNGQVDLQEVRVNLTSLTRGVGFILEDAKWDETNLTLNDEGLITIGDIRAEETVRISIPYTGLPPTDYMRAHIMLLHNTDKGVRQWVDVQTIDTGLPLTINVQDFFRPDCLLSHFTVSPDDKEILRIASAALIAPDGSGYEVESCRKQGGGPIVSVASQPLSFLFKIRRKKDGDPVSSLNLRIKYRQIDEEIRSSVTDALRSLSPTSRSSIERAVREILADRSKWRSYLIGESLEEIFRYELKDMGDSGLAFCESIKSATLPEWRSLEIPVDVPQRRLLTAISLTPTLSPSTSIYQGRPLAFLLKLSTSSQWMGLPSELTKEEKTQRLVYDVQVNPEDWIVLGKKKAYFVPDPEKDVSVEIVLLPTRAGTIFLPNVAIYPLDSPGGSSEGQAKIQGVLCESYMKNAAQTVRVLPAKKEVTVLVPVPLPGAVPIGEQWEGVRA
- a CDS encoding expressed protein yields the protein MSSDKSQVTPYGQSQATQYKTHPFHTKGDITLVSSDGVLFKADVWCLAHASAVFHDMLEMSNPSVADTSTPESISVPAKPPHPSEPIDIPFPSRTLQLFLDLSRVSDDVMLAITMEEAGDLLSFSHLYDLREFVLKKLKDRAMDLGRRRPWDLLVLASRLDLDDLGVSALEAMNEDTFVRGQKGSTSNFWESIALLQNGWQSRIIKSVIDKPEGGSVRRPGYPDDYSYKTGYVFKLRDWSEAGRRFRNTRLRDEQ
- a CDS encoding histone acetylation-related protein, putative; amino-acid sequence: MPPKLTALQPPSPSPPPPTNDAQDLLVIQDIMDTLDQIPPELTRVHSDLNELGAVLYSTLVSLEKKLYTLIDWIQDPNVTPEKRFELLQEIAEEAARYKLGGDDKIRVAAGACDGILNHQKHISNLLASSTLLVPSPPSPYSQSLTLPFPQPVTNSRRVARAANSPFGSRGYTANGGPSETKVGDTPSKKKRSRVQQLGARDDDESSSAGGEKKKPVKRRKQNRATSPTDSVVSNSGFGGKPIEPRTARQLAAAANRARREADDGGSDTESRTGNDEKRSNVPMQPSFSIDSKRTDGLGLDTGSREGSGVRSANVTPTLGYAAVMPPTAELKRPSRRGGKRSSTNIPAAEEFEEEESEGYGDDDRSKRGERYAEMEMGEETGGAGDDLDSKVYCTCRQVSYGEMIGCDDDDCEIEWYHIGCLGLDKTPAGNWICPRCIERRKKQPRGKKGTRGKARK
- a CDS encoding pyridoxine metabolism-related protein, putative, whose product is MTIQPEQVPEKVVIGVLALQGAFIEHIHYLQRLRPHGHTIEAIPVRNADELSRCHALILPGGESTVISHLASLTPCLLPALLSFAQDPSKAMWGTCAGMILMAEEDGIGGGKKKGVKGWGGVKGLKVWRNLYGTQLESFEAALDIPVLSDPSRPFNAVFIRAPAVHSLAPTKTDMEETQVLATLPAEYLPSPPPCDSPLGEPNVDDLGKVMIRQGRKMVTSFHPELSGDMRIHEYWVEKCVLGRR